TATATATCACATAAAATAGAAGCAGTACTACTCAATTGAGATTGTGTATTTATATCATCAACGGGAACGTCGTCGGTCTCTTCATGGTCACTATGATCACTTGCATTTCGCTGACATTGAGTCACAGGTGTACTTTGTTCACTGCTTGTTGTTGCATTTTCATTCACTTGTGAATCTACTCCAGCTTCAACCGAAGGATCTTGAACGTCTTCACATGGTGCAATCGGTGAGTGAACAGTATCTAGTGGATAACATGCTATAGAAGTTGCCTTGAATGGCATATCTGACGAAGACAGCGATTCACACATTTCTCTGATATAAGTAACAAGCTGATCTAAGGAACGAAATCTAAGTACAACTGCTTTCCCATCTGGGACCGATTTTCCAGATTCATCTCTGCTATGCGAGTCCATTACCAAGTACATCTGGTTAGCTGTCTTTTTTGTACCAATTGTACAACTGGGGGTGCTCCTTTGATACTAAAACACAAGGCGTCCCAGTCGTCTACTGCATGAGCTGTTGATCCGCCTCTCGACTCTATAACACGAAAGTGTAAACTTCTTCCCGAAAGATTAACGGTACTAGGTATTTCATTTATAAGCATATAACCCCTATGTGTGGATATTGAGTGGTAAAGATCTGTACCAAGTTGAAGGATATAATCAACGTCAGATGGAGTAGATGGTTCGTAAGTGACAGATGCCATGAAACACAGGGAGACACAAACGCATTGTCTTCCACCATCTACTAGCATACCTTGATGTTGTAATCCTTTGCAAACCAATCTACAATCATGACATCAGCACTTGTTGTAAACTCATCTATATAGTAATATTAGGTAAAATCTACACTAAACCTGGCAAGATaaggcttttctcattgttgaaggccgtatggtgacctatactatagtttttaatttctgtgtcatttggtcttttgtggatagttgtctcattggcaatacaaCATATCGAAGTTTTAAACGTTTACAGCCCTTACACGGCCGGTAGTTGCGACCTAAAGAGATACATGATTTCCACAAAAATAATTATCTCTTGTTTTGCACAAAGTCGATGTGTCTAAGCCAACTGTACATGGTTTCAATAATGTGGAATTAAATCGGTTAACTTTAAAATTACTTTAACTCTCCGATAACCACTAGCCCTGCCaaacttcaatttcaaaaaggacGAAGGAAATGTGAAGAGTTGACAGATAGACAGGCGGACTGACAGACGCAAAGTGAGACGAAGCAAATGACGATAGCTCATCTGACCaatataagattttaaaaacGAAAATTATAACTGGTACAGTTTATTTGTTAATTCATaatatgtgtttttatttttgttttattttcggAGGTCGTGCTAGACTTTTTacatactgtaaaaaaaaaattggccgcTAACCACTAAAATCAAAATGAGATCCTTAAAAAATTGTGCTTATTTTCTTGGGATCCCATGTAATACTGTAGTACCTACGGGTTTGGTCCTTGACCGTTTATGCATGCTTCGGCAAAATTGATATGTTTCAAGTGAGAATCATATATTGTCACAGAGATATTAAATAATGAGTCAAATTAACAAACTAACCTCTCGCTTGAACCATAATCTTTATCTCTCCTTAAGAAAGAATCTAACTTAGACTGCTTTCTTGGTCGTGCCATGATGAAATAACCCAAATAGCGGGTACGGCACTTCCCCCTTCTTCGTGGGAAAGTGATGTAGGGATGTTTTTgaacttcgattatcaaagaaattgtttattaaaactgCAACTACAATGTCacaataataattgttttattctaactgcTGAAAGCCTATGATATTTGTCATCAAACGCAGTACCGCGTTTGACATCTTCCTTTGAAGTGTAACATGTTTATAGAACTTAAATAAACAATAGGTCAGTTGATTAGTAATCACGTTAAATAATTCTGTTAAATTactgttttatatagtaatactTGTTTGAATGTTAAAACAGATTGAATGCAACGACATTAGGCTAGCTTTCGTCGTCTCTTTGGATACTTTTTACGTGcggacaacccatgctttgcaaattttaggggggcgcacgcccgccacggCCCCGCCTTAATCCGCCCCTGTGATCTTACAAGACCGAACCATaagacggaaggacggacgacCGATATTTCTATGTCCCCTCCAAAGATTCGGCGGGGAACAATATTTACCGATCGTCGTCTTACGTTTTGATGTTTTTGACgaatacaataaaaatatttctaaactaTGTCTAACTTGTTTGTCAAGTATAACACGTATAAGCAAtatgatgaaataataaaaaaagaaaaccaagACATATTGATAACTTTAGCCGTAATATAGAATCATTCGAGTACATATGTCGTGCTTATATGAAGTCAACTACTTTAAAATGTCtaatgtcaaaatgtaaatatattttccttttacGGGACAGGTAAATTGATCTGATATGAACTGCATTAAAGGTGCGATCTGGGATAGATATTTATAAGTTAAAGTGTCTGTCTACTTCCAGGCACAAATACTTTAAAATTTGTCCTTGAATATTTTTGTGATAAgagatttttttgtcaaataaataaGTCGCATTAAAAGGTTATTCACCTacacaaaagtcgcaggctcgacaaaaaaccagacaaacaacagtacacaaaacacatcataaaataataaagactaagcaacacgaaccccaccaaaatctgggAATGTACTACTATTTGATTTATCTATGTAGTTCTCTGTGTTTTTGCGTGTGTTTGTACTGTATTGCTGTCACGTTTCGTTGTCATTTTAGCAGTATTGTTTTAACATTACCATGTAAGCTGgatgtttggctagccataaaaccataTCATTTTTTgaccaagtttttttttaaatgtcctataccaagataggaatatggcagttgttatcgaCAGACCGTTTCAATATATGTTGGCGTTTGCTTTGGTTGTAGTTCAGAGTTTTCTTCTTTTCATGATTCAATTGACAATTATGTTTCTTATACAGACGAACAAaattatatgacagttgttatccattcgtttgatgtgcttgtgCTTTTAATTTTGCCTTTAATAGGTGACTTTCCTTTTtatattttcctcggagttctgtatttgtataagcctggtatctttggtgagttttttttatatagatacgCATTTCAACAGACGCACTAGGAGACGACAGCTGAtttaaaattggtaaaaattaGCATTCTACTTGAAAAATGAGTGACATTCAATCGACGGAGAGTTACAAATCTTATATAACTACTTACTTCACTATGTGGTAGGTTTGGCGCCATCGGGTTGGTTTACTTTTTCTATATAACATATCAGAAACATACCCAGTGTCCTTAAACTGTTTCATATTATAATATAGCATTTATAGTAGTATTCCAATAATTTAAATACGAACAAGTCCGGTATAATCCATTTGTAtgtgtttctataaaaaaaattaatctcgTCTTCTTCTTTTACCCAAACTGTCAAATAATAATTATTTGCCATAGCTTCATAAAACGACTTAATCATTTTCGCAATGAAAGCTATTTATCAACTGTTCAGATACACCATGACGGGTGGAAATTGTAGAGCAGGATTTTTATCTATAATAACCCTTTGTTTATATAGAATTGACTTTGCGTTGATCAGTTTTCAGTTTTCATTTAAGCGTTCAATGTGGTTTCTTATgttcaattttctttattttttcttctttcatcTTTGCTACATACGTAGCAAGAATGGGCGAGTAGTTTTATTTTAACACCTCGGTATTCTGTTTCTTCCCCAAGGTACTTTTTGCTCTCAACGTGATTTAAAATGATCAAAACGGGGAAACATTAATCTGTCaattaattttcataaagttttatatggcgtattgaattttaaacctgatgctttttgttatctattaatcatgtttttctttgtctaatatgttctcctatttatttgtattgtagtcctgtaatattatgttgtcatttcaatgttatatttaactttgccattaaagttcgaggtttggcatgccacaaaaccaggttcaacccaccacttttattcccctttaaaagtgtcctgtaccaagtcaggaagatggccattgttatattattgttcgtttttgtgtgtgttgcattttaacgttgagtcgtttgtgttttctcttatttttgagatattgagatcatacgtggcacggtacttgtctatcccaaattcatgtatttggttttcatgttatatttgttattctcgtggtgttttgtctgatgcttggtccgtttctgtgtgtgttacgtttcggtgttatgtcgttgttctcctcttatatttaatgcgtttccctcggttttagtttgttacctcgattttgttttttgtccctgaatttatgagttttgaacagcggtatactactgttgcctttatttacaatgtatttACTTCTATATGGTATAGTTAGGTGTATTAAACACATCCAGAAAATTACAGATCTTTACATAGTCAGTCAATCTGCAATTGCAGAAAACAAGACAGATGTTTCATGTGCAAGACTCCTTTACGTACCAAAAATTTAAAGTACGAATAAATTTGGTTTACAtcatttatagtttttgttggtattttgagtaaaataacTCAACAAAAACAATCTCTAGTACATTCAAAGGACGGAAATAATTTGTACATCacattatttaataataaatatatttaactataaaatatgtacatgtaacatttgcaaatataaatatttcattatcaaAATGTTATACGAGACATTGCCAGAAAACACTGACTTTTACACTATATCGTTAGCATTTCGTTATCCTTCCGTCACATTTTCGTCTTTTCGTGATTTCTCTCACATTCTTATTAAACATGCCACTAATGGCTGTCTACTACAGTTATTTTCTCTTCGTTTTGTTTCTGTACATCTTGTCTTCTTAAATGGCTTTCCAGTAATTTACCAAACACAGCATTATAAGGATGAGCGAATGGAGTCCCTTTATTATAAACATCGACCATTGTTCTGCCTTCATTTGCCCATTTAAATATACTTCCCTCTAAGTTATACATCTCCCAAGGAGGTTTGGTACCTATTGTAATAAACAGATAGATTAAATTATTAATCCATTCATTGCTTCACTGGGGAGATGTAGGCTGTATCTACGATACTatcgctttttttttaaatacatcaaCATCATTGAAGAATCCCTCAAATAGCAAATAATATATTTTGGTAAGGTTGTTGCTGACAACTAAATACCAGAACGTTTAATAAGGGGAGGGGGGCGCTCCCGTCATGCTGCAGTGATtgcctatataatcaaccaaattgtcCTAACCAAAGGGGGTCGCGCCCCCAAGTGTACACCCCCTCCCGGATCGGCCTATGAAAACAGAtggtaattttttaacaaaaattgcaatTTTGGCAATGTTTATTCtatttacattgtatttttaataaaaaaaaaaatgaagctttACAACCAACTCATATATCCCAGATAattcaaaatatcataaaatcatTCTTTAATATGGTCTCATCTGAAGCTACTTGATTGAAGAGATTTGTAACACTTCCTTAATTCGAATGTAAAGCACAATATACTGACATGAACACATTAGCTTCTtcagattgaaaataaaaataaaattcaccgTACATCAGTCTTACTTTGTtgatgttttgttgttgttgtagaaATGACACTTTGAATGTAATTGATCACCATGGAGATACTAGTACATGTACACATACCTAATGTCTTGAAATGATCCTGTAATTTTTCTAcaatcaaacttgatctgtatccAGCTGCACAATAGCATACGATACGGACACTTTTATCAGTCTGTAC
The window above is part of the Mytilus edulis chromosome 6, xbMytEdul2.2, whole genome shotgun sequence genome. Proteins encoded here:
- the LOC139528451 gene encoding uncharacterized protein, translating into MAEENTEDKSKPGVGMRMTISMISKKFSKAANISTHTLSDWMKNEGEAQKLVLLDCRQEEEFVVSRIPGAVRVDYENEAESILEKIQDVQTDKSVRIVCYCAAGYRSSLIVEKLQDHFKTLGMCTCTSISMMYNLEGSIFKWANEGRTMVDVYNKGTPFAHPYNAVFGKLLESHLRRQDVQKQNEEKITVVDSH